From a region of the Paenibacillus sp. FSL R10-2734 genome:
- a CDS encoding right-handed parallel beta-helix repeat-containing protein: MAAGYVPNGAVTPLYENTTPGTVASPVAVDGAVVAMVQTINDNWQAFYDFIIGPIIGVPDGAVTTPKIRDLAITTQKIAELAVVNSKIADGTISTQKLADAIITTLKLADASVTNSKLAELSVTVSKIADGTISTQKLMDELITTAKLGNGSVTEAKLSNGSVSTRALADRSVTAGKLDPSLVYPISDAGIQYKFGLVNEQLEDIAINVRSYGAVGNGSANDTVAINSAINYLASVGGGTLLFPNGIFMIDTTTDSNNSIGGIALIDNINVVLSPDTIIRAIPNSAGRYNVISIWNKKNITITGGTIQGDRAGHTGSTGEWGYGISCKGSQNVVIKNMIFNDCWGDGLIIGGSSTQPSKNVYMEQCISSNNRRQGLTIAWVDGVTVVNCDFCYTSGTAPQAGLDIEPDNGHVADKVIISYCRFYNNAGSGFLSAGVGTTEDDSRVKGVKLIGNYSYNNGINGFHFTNSFNCTSAQNTAYSNAAIGILAGGGGGHIFSDSYSYSNTTDGLRLSNTVKKSVINGGQIEKSGQFGVSLVTSSGNSVTGLSVNNNGYHGISVLSASHSNDISSNTCEGNGTATADTYSNIKVYSNSDYNNVQNNNVRVGANTNKPKYGIEIADTTSDRNFVSNNNCRLSGNVGGIFNSGTSTNFGAGNFNNDGTFGTTPN; this comes from the coding sequence ATGGCTGCTGGATATGTTCCTAACGGAGCAGTAACACCATTATATGAGAACACTACACCGGGAACTGTAGCATCACCTGTTGCAGTAGATGGCGCAGTTGTGGCAATGGTACAAACGATCAACGATAACTGGCAAGCATTCTACGATTTCATTATTGGTCCGATCATCGGCGTACCTGATGGAGCTGTTACTACTCCGAAGATCAGAGATTTGGCGATCACTACACAAAAGATCGCAGAGTTAGCTGTGGTTAACTCCAAGATTGCAGACGGAACCATTTCTACTCAGAAGCTTGCTGATGCAATCATAACAACGCTTAAATTAGCTGATGCTTCAGTTACAAATTCCAAACTTGCTGAACTTTCTGTGACAGTTTCCAAGATTGCAGATGGTACGATAAGCACACAAAAGTTAATGGATGAACTGATTACTACGGCGAAGCTTGGAAATGGCTCAGTTACGGAAGCTAAATTATCTAATGGTTCAGTTAGCACCCGAGCATTGGCAGATAGATCAGTCACAGCAGGAAAGCTTGATCCTTCACTGGTATATCCTATATCTGATGCAGGGATACAGTACAAATTTGGATTGGTTAATGAACAGTTAGAGGATATTGCGATAAATGTTAGATCATATGGAGCAGTCGGAAACGGAAGTGCTAATGATACGGTAGCAATTAATTCTGCTATCAATTATTTGGCTTCTGTTGGTGGAGGTACTCTATTATTTCCAAATGGAATATTTATGATAGACACTACAACAGATAGTAATAATTCAATCGGTGGAATTGCACTAATTGATAATATTAACGTAGTTTTGTCACCTGATACAATTATCAGAGCTATTCCAAACTCTGCCGGAAGATATAACGTAATAAGCATATGGAACAAGAAAAACATCACTATCACTGGTGGAACTATTCAAGGTGATAGGGCTGGACATACTGGAAGTACCGGAGAATGGGGATATGGTATTTCATGCAAGGGATCACAAAATGTTGTCATAAAAAACATGATATTTAATGATTGTTGGGGTGACGGTTTAATTATCGGGGGATCGTCAACTCAACCATCAAAGAATGTCTATATGGAACAGTGCATATCTAGCAATAATAGACGTCAAGGTCTAACTATCGCTTGGGTAGATGGAGTTACTGTAGTTAATTGCGATTTTTGTTATACCAGTGGAACAGCTCCACAAGCTGGTTTGGATATTGAACCGGATAATGGACACGTAGCGGATAAGGTTATAATTTCATATTGCCGTTTTTATAATAATGCTGGAAGTGGATTCCTATCGGCTGGAGTAGGTACTACAGAGGATGATTCAAGGGTAAAGGGCGTAAAATTAATAGGTAACTATTCGTATAATAACGGAATCAACGGATTTCACTTCACAAACTCATTTAATTGTACATCGGCTCAAAATACAGCATACTCAAATGCCGCAATCGGTATCCTAGCTGGTGGCGGTGGTGGACACATTTTTTCTGATAGTTACTCATATTCAAACACAACGGATGGTTTGAGATTATCCAATACAGTGAAAAAATCAGTTATAAATGGTGGTCAGATAGAGAAGAGTGGGCAATTTGGTGTTTCTCTTGTCACTTCTTCAGGTAATTCTGTGACTGGATTAAGTGTAAATAACAACGGGTATCATGGAATTTCGGTTCTATCCGCTTCTCACAGTAACGATATATCATCGAATACATGTGAAGGGAACGGAACGGCAACGGCAGATACTTATTCTAACATTAAAGTGTACTCAAATTCAGACTACAACAATGTTCAAAACAATAATGTTAGAGTTGGGGCTAATACCAATAAACCGAAGTATGGAATTGAAATAGCTGACACAACTTCTGATCGTAATTTCGTCTCGAATAATAACTGCCGACTATCCGGTAATGTAGGTGGTATATTCAACTCTGGGACAAGCACAAATTTTGGGGCTGGTAACTTTAACAACGATGGAACATTCGGAACTACGCCAAACTAA